A window of the Nitrospirae bacterium YQR-1 genome harbors these coding sequences:
- a CDS encoding MBOAT family protein, translated as MLFNSLAFLFFFIIVVSVYWFIKSNTGRNLLLLAASYFFYGWWNYRFLALLFLFTVVNYFVGLWLPVVSHRRKQLLTAGIIFNAGTLIIFKYFNFFSQSLIGFLTTLGFSISAYTLNLVLPLGISFFTFQATSYIIDVYKGEVPGCRNFLSFALFKSFFPQLVAGPIERAAHLMPQVERARSFDAKQAYEGLKFIILGYFLKCVVADNMAPFVNQVMAAPQMYSAPTLIFAAYCFAFQIYGDFAGYSYIAIGTAAMFGINLMTNFNSPYLALSVREFWKRWHISLTSWFSKYFYISLLGGNRCGKIRNIVNVLLTFVVSGFWHGANWTFIMWGFLNGVMYYFKPPFKSDRGLLKLFNAFICFNMICLTWVFFRAKSIDDGFVILKRIFTFSNGQNLLTEPFIYTPPETPSGVLLLIMLMLITFEYQQRNRCCIIDFGARSPAFMYFFGWAVLFILFFLGSFTNKPFIYFNF; from the coding sequence TTCTTTTACGGCTGGTGGAACTATCGTTTCCTTGCGCTTCTGTTTCTTTTTACCGTAGTGAATTATTTCGTCGGACTATGGTTGCCTGTTGTATCTCACAGAAGAAAGCAGTTATTAACGGCGGGAATAATTTTTAATGCAGGGACCCTGATTATCTTTAAATATTTCAACTTTTTTTCTCAAAGCCTTATTGGATTTCTAACAACACTTGGTTTTAGTATCTCCGCATATACGCTAAATTTGGTACTGCCGCTGGGAATAAGTTTTTTTACATTTCAGGCGACAAGTTACATAATTGATGTGTATAAGGGGGAAGTCCCCGGCTGCCGCAATTTCCTTTCCTTTGCCCTGTTTAAATCATTTTTCCCCCAACTTGTGGCAGGCCCCATTGAAAGAGCCGCTCATCTGATGCCGCAGGTGGAAAGAGCACGGAGCTTTGACGCTAAACAAGCCTATGAGGGTTTAAAATTTATAATTTTAGGATATTTTCTAAAATGTGTGGTTGCCGACAATATGGCTCCCTTTGTAAACCAGGTTATGGCCGCCCCGCAGATGTACTCAGCGCCTACTTTGATTTTTGCCGCCTATTGCTTTGCCTTTCAAATATACGGAGACTTTGCCGGTTATTCATACATTGCTATCGGCACTGCCGCCATGTTTGGAATCAATCTCATGACTAATTTTAACTCCCCGTATTTAGCCCTCTCTGTAAGGGAATTCTGGAAGCGCTGGCACATATCTCTTACGTCATGGTTTTCAAAGTACTTTTATATCTCCCTTTTGGGAGGTAACCGCTGCGGTAAAATCAGAAATATCGTTAACGTGCTGTTAACTTTTGTCGTAAGCGGCTTTTGGCACGGCGCTAACTGGACTTTTATTATGTGGGGATTTCTAAACGGCGTTATGTACTATTTTAAACCACCCTTTAAGTCAGACAGAGGGCTTTTGAAACTCTTTAACGCTTTCATATGTTTCAACATGATTTGTCTTACGTGGGTCTTTTTCAGAGCTAAGTCCATTGACGACGGATTTGTTATTCTTAAAAGGATTTTTACTTTTTCCAATGGGCAAAACCTGCTGACTGAACCGTTTATTTATACTCCGCCGGAAACCCCCTCCGGTGTGCTCTTATTAATAATGCTGATGCTTATAACGTTTGAATACCAGCAACGCAACCGCTGTTGCATTATTGATTTTGGAGCCCGTAGCCCCGCCTTTATGTATTTTTTCGGCTGGGCTGTTTTATTTATACTGTTTTTTCTGGGCTCTTTTACAAATAAACCATTTATTTATTTTAACTTTTAG